One Punica granatum isolate Tunisia-2019 chromosome 3, ASM765513v2, whole genome shotgun sequence genomic window carries:
- the LOC116199113 gene encoding 1-aminocyclopropane-1-carboxylate synthase 3-like, whose amino-acid sequence MGMLSRKATCNSHGQDSSYFLGWQEYEKNPYHETLNPTGIIQMGLAENQLSFDLPESWIAENPDAAGFKRNGESIFRELALFQDYHGLPAFKNALVSFMSEIRGNKVNFDPSNIVLMAGATSANETLMFCLAEAGDAILIPTPYYPGFDRDLKWRTGAEIVPIQCTSSNGFRITSAALEEAYSAAQKRNLRVKAVLVTNPSNPLGTTMIKDELNLLVTFVIAKGIHLVSDEIYSGTVFSSPSFTSIVEVLAGRPDCQGSDVWDRVHVVYSLSKDLGLPGFRVGAIYSSNRAVVDAATKMSSFGLVSSQTQYFLSAMLSDKKFTSRYISENQRRLKTRHDSLVHGLKEAGIRCLESNAGLFCWVDMSHLLREKTFKAEIDLWKKIVYEVRLNISPGSSCHCTEPGWFRVCFANMTEETLELAMQRIKEFVASASSAILRGGCERRRGRRHPSSTDKSLGKKFLTKWVFRLSSSHLREADDR is encoded by the exons ATGGGGATGTTGTCTAGGAAGGCCACATGTAACTCCCACGGGCAAGACTCATCCTACTTCCTGGGTTGGCAGGAGTACGAGAAGAACCCTTACCATGAGACCCTCAATCCCACTGGGATCATCCAGATGGGCCTCGCCGAGAACCAGCTCTCATTCGATCTCCCCGAGTCCTGGATCGCCGAGAACCCGGATGCGGCTGGGTTCAAGAGAAATGGAGAGTCGATATTCAGGGAGCTCGCTCTCTTCCAAGACTACCATGGCCTTCCCGCCTTCAAGAAT GCATTGGTGTCGTTCATGTCCGAGATTCGGGGAAACAAAGTGAACTTCGACCCGAGCAATATCGTGCTGATGGCCGGTGCGACTTCTGCTAACGAGACCCTCATGTTCTGCCTTGCCGAGGCCGGGGACGCCATCCTAATTCCCACTCCCTACTATCCAGG gTTTGATAGAGATCTCAAATGGAGAACAGGCGCGGAGATTGTGCCAATACAATGCACGAGCTCGAACGGCTTCAGGATCACTTCGGCTGCTCTCGAAGAAGCCTACTCAGCCGCGCAGAAACGTAACCTTCGGGTCAAAGCAGTCCTGGTCACCAACCCGTCAAATCCTCTGGGCACAACAATGATCAAGGACGAGCTAAACCTCCTCGTCACCTTCGTCATCGCGAAAGGCATTCACCTTGTGAGCGATGAGATCTACTCTGGCACAGTCTTCAGCTCCCCGAGCTTCACGAGCATCGTGGAGGTCCTGGCCGGTCGGCCTGACTGCCAGGGGTCTGATGTCTGGGACCGAGTCCATGTTGTCTACAGCCTGTCGAAGGACCTGGGCTTGCCGGGCTTCCGGGTCGGTGCTATCTACTCTAGCAACAGGGCTGTCGTGGATGCTGCCACGAAGATGTCGAGCTTCGGGCTCGTGTCGTCCCAGACCCAGTATTTCTTGTCAGCAATGCTATCGGACAAGAAGTTCACGAGCCGTTACATCTCCGAGAACCAGAGGAGGCTGAAGACGAGGCACGACTCGCTCGTCCACGGACTCAAAGAAGCCGGGATAAGGTGCCTTGAGAGCAATGCAGGGTTGTTCTGCTGGGTCGACATGAGCCACCTCCTGCGTGAGAAGACCTTCAAGGCAGAGATCGACCTATGGAAGAAGATTGTCTACGAAGTCAGGCTTAACATATCCCCGGGCTCGTCTTGCCACTGCACCGAGCCCGGATGGTTCAGGGTGTGCTTCGCGAACATGACCGAGGAAACCCTGGAACTCGCAATGCAACGGATAAAGGAGTTTGTGGCGTCCGCCAGCTCTGCCATCTTGAGGGGTGGCTGCGAGCGGAGGAGGGGCCGCCGCCACCCGAGCTCAACGGACAAGAGCTTGGGGAAGAAGTTCCTCACAAAGTGGGTTTTCCGACTATCGTCATCGCATCTCCGTGAGGCTGATGATCGATAG